The Micromonospora sp. M71_S20 genome window below encodes:
- a CDS encoding WhiB family transcriptional regulator: MDWRHHAVCRDEDPELFFPIGTSGPALLQVEQAKAVCRRCSVTDQCLQWALESGQDAGVWGGMSEEERRAVKRRGGLRVLRAHSA; this comes from the coding sequence ATGGACTGGCGTCACCATGCTGTCTGCCGCGACGAGGACCCGGAGCTGTTCTTCCCGATCGGGACGTCCGGGCCGGCTCTCCTGCAGGTCGAGCAGGCCAAGGCCGTCTGCCGGCGCTGCTCCGTGACCGACCAGTGCCTGCAGTGGGCGCTGGAGTCCGGTCAGGACGCCGGCGTCTGGGGCGGGATGAGCGAGGAGGAACGGCGGGCTGTGAAGCGCCGCGGTGGCCTCCGGGTGCTGCGCGCTCACTCCGCCTGA
- a CDS encoding diacylglycerol kinase family protein produces the protein MRAVLVVNPKATTTSERSRDVLVRALRSEVDLSVRYTRRRGHATDLAREAAEEGVDVVVTLGGDGTVNEVVNGLMTAQPPTLPNGATPAERLPALATVPGGSTNVFARALGLPRDWPDGTSMILEGLRLGRYRTIGLGRADDRYFTFCAGFGVDAAVIHRVEQARRRGRVSTPSLYFRSTVAQYFLNSDRRHPAISLERPGEPAEGELATVIIQNTAPWTYLGDREVNPNPEASFDLGLDVLALRQLRVASTTRTVTQFFSRTPDPHGRQVLRLHDVAEFTLVSARPQAFQLDGDYLGEREKVRFTSIPAALRVIC, from the coding sequence ATGCGGGCCGTCCTGGTGGTCAATCCGAAGGCCACCACCACCAGCGAGCGCAGCCGGGACGTCCTGGTCCGGGCACTGCGCAGCGAAGTCGACCTCTCCGTGCGCTACACCCGGCGACGGGGGCACGCGACCGACCTGGCGCGCGAGGCGGCCGAGGAGGGCGTCGACGTCGTCGTCACGTTGGGTGGCGACGGCACGGTGAACGAGGTCGTGAACGGGTTGATGACGGCGCAGCCGCCGACCCTGCCCAACGGCGCCACGCCGGCCGAGCGGCTGCCCGCCCTGGCGACCGTGCCGGGAGGCTCGACGAACGTCTTCGCGCGGGCGCTGGGCCTGCCCCGGGACTGGCCGGACGGGACCAGCATGATCCTGGAGGGCCTGCGGCTGGGCCGGTACCGGACGATCGGGCTCGGCCGGGCCGACGACCGCTACTTCACCTTCTGCGCGGGCTTCGGCGTCGACGCGGCGGTCATCCACCGGGTGGAGCAGGCCCGCCGGCGGGGCCGGGTCTCGACCCCCTCCCTCTACTTCCGGTCCACCGTGGCCCAGTACTTCCTCAACTCCGACCGCCGCCATCCGGCGATCAGCCTGGAGCGCCCGGGCGAGCCGGCGGAGGGCGAGCTGGCGACGGTCATCATCCAGAACACCGCGCCTTGGACGTACCTGGGCGACCGCGAGGTCAACCCGAACCCGGAGGCGTCGTTCGATCTGGGCCTGGACGTGCTCGCCCTGCGACAGCTCCGGGTGGCCAGCACGACACGCACAGTGACGCAGTTCTTCTCCCGGACGCCGGATCCGCACGGCCGCCAGGTGCTGCGGCTGCACGATGTCGCGGAGTTCACCCTGGTCTCGGCCCGTCCGCAGGCGTTCCAGCTCGACGGCGACTACCTTGGCGAGCGGGAGAAAGTCAGATTCACATCCATTCCCGCCGCACTGAGAGTAATCTGCTAG